The Streptomyces sp. HUAS MG91 sequence CGCGCCGCGCTCAAACGGCTGCTCCCGCACCACGCGGACCAGTTCCGGCTCACCCTGGTCCCGGCGCGGGACGGCGCGGACCGTTTCCGGGTGTCCGGGACACGGGGCCGCGTCGAGGTGTACGGGACGACCCCCGCGACCCTGCTCGCCGGCGTCCACTGGTACCTGAAGTACACGTGCGGGGCGCAGATCGCCTGGAACGGCAGCCAGCTCGGCCTGCCCCAGCGGCTCCCGGCGCCGTCCCGGCCGCTGGAGAGAGCGACGTCGCTGCCGCACCGGTTCGCGCTGAACGACACCAACGACGGCTACACGGCGCCGTTCGCCGGCTGGTCGTACTGGGAGCGCGAGCTGGACGTCCTCGCGCTGCACGGCTGCAACGAGGTGCTGGTCATCGCCGGCATGGAGGCCGTCTACCACCGCGTTCTGAAGGACTTCGGCTACAGCGACGAGGAGTCGCGGGCCTGGCTGCCCGCCCCCTCCCACCAGCCGTGGTGGCTGCTCCAGAACCTGTACGGGTACGGCGGCCCGCTCTCGGCCGAACTGATCGCCGAACGCGCCGCGCTGGGCCGGAAGATCACCGACCGGCTGCGCGAGCTCGGCATGCGGCCGGTCATGCCCGGCTACTACGGGCACGTGCCGAAGGACTTCGTGGAGCGCAACGGCGGGGACGCGCACGTCGTCCCGCAGGGCGTCTGGCACGGCTTCCAGCGGCCCGACTGGCTCGACCCGCGCACCGAGTCGTTCGCGAAGGTCGCGGACTCCTTCTACGGGCATCAGCGGGACCTGTTCGGCGACATCGACGCGTTCAAGATGGACCTGCTGCACGAGGGCGGCACCGCGGGCGACGTGCCGGTGCCGGACGCGGCGCGCGGGGTGGAGACGGCGCTGCGGAGGAACCGGCCGGGCGCGACCTGGGTGATCCTCGGCTGGGAGGCGAACCCGCTGCCCGCGCTGATCGACGCCGTCGACAAGGAGAAGATGCTGATCGTCGACGGCGTCTCGGACCGGTACACGTCGGTCACCGACCGGGAGAAGGACTGGGCGGGCACCCCGTACGCGTTCGGCACCATCCCGAACTTCGGCGGCCGCACCACGATCGGGGCCCGTGCGCACATCTGGCAGGAGAAGTTCTTCGCCTGGCGCGACAAGCCCGGCAGCGCGCTCGCGGGCACGGCGTACATGCCCGAGGGCACCGACCGCGACCCGGCCGCCTTCGAGCTGTGGTCCGAACTGGCATGGACGGACGGCGGCCTGGACCGGGCACGCTGGTTCGCCGGGTACGCCGACTTCCGGTACGGCGGCCGGGACAAGGACGCCCGCGCCGCCTGGCAGGCGCTGCACGAGACGGCGTACCAGCACAAGGCGGTGGAGCGCTCCGACCCGCACGACTCGCTGTTCGCCGCCCGCCCCGACCTGTCCGCCGACCGCGCCGCCTACTACGCGCCGCGTGCCCTGGCCTACGACCCGGCCCGCTTCGACGCCGCGCTCACCGGGCTGCTCGGGGTATCGGCCGGGCTGCGCGGCAGCTCCGCGTACAAGTACGACCTGGTGGACGTCGCCCGGCAGGCCCTCGCGCACCGCAGCCGCCAGCTGCTGCCGCAGCTGAAGGCGGCGTACGCGGCGGAGGACCAGGCGACGTTCAAGGCGCTCGCCGCACTGTGGCTGAAGCTGATGCGGCTGTCGGACGACGTGACGGGCACCCACCCGGCGTTCCTGCTCGGCCCGTGGATCCAGGACGCCCGCGACCTGGCGACGAGCGCCGCGGAGCGCGCCGAGTTCGAACGCTGCGCCAAGGTGCTCATCACGGTGTGGGGCGACCGGGCCACCTCCGACCCGGGCAATCTGCACGAGTACGGCAACCGCGACTGGCACGGCCTGACGGCCGACTTCTATCTGCCGCGCTGGCAGAAGTGGCTCGACGAGCTCCAGGACGCGCTGGCGGCGGGGCGCGAGCCGGCGGCGGTGGACTGGTTCGCGTTCGAGGAGCCGTGGACGCGGGAGACCAAGGACTATCCGCTGCGCCCGTACGGCGACGCGTACCGGACGGCCGCCCGGGTCCGTGACGTGCTGGCGGCCGCCCCCTACCAGGGTTCCGTGACGGTCACGGCGGAGCCGCCCGCGTTCCCGCCGAACGGGCACGCGCGCGTGGCCGCCACCTTCCGCAACGTCAACGGGCTGCGCGCCACGGGCCGCGTCGACTTCACCCTGAAGGGCATCGACGCCGAGCCGGAGGGCGCCACCCACCTCCGCGGCGTCGCCCCGGCGGGCACGGGCACGGTGGCCTGGCGGGCGAGCGCACCCGCCGCCCCGCTCGACAAGCCGCTGCGCCCGCTGCCGTACGAGATCGACGTCGCCTACGGGCCCGCGGGCGCGGACCGGATCACCGCCGTGCACCGGGGCACCCTGTTCGAGGCGGGGCCGCTGGACGAGGGCTGGAAGACGTACACCGACAACGGCGCCTTCTTCGGGCAGTTGGGGGACGCCTTCGCGATCGACGGCGGCGGCGCCGACCTGTGGAAGGGCACGACGGAGTTCGGGACGGTGTACCGGCCGGGCGCCTTCGGGGACGGTACGTCGGTGGTGCTCCGCGTCGACGGCCAGGACGTGACCGGCGCCTGGGCGCGGGCCGGGATCATCGTGCGCAACGCGCTGGCCACGCCCGGCTCGGCGGGCTTCGTCAATCTGTCGGTCACGCCGTCGAACGGTGTCGTCCTGTCCTACGACACGAACGGTGACGGCACCCTGGACACGTACAAACGCATCACCGGGATCAAGGCCCCGGTGCTGCTGCGGCTGACCCGCGCCGGGGGTTCCGTCACCGGCGCGTGCTCGACCGACGGCGGCACGACCTGGCGGACCGTGGCCACGGCGGCCCTGACGGGCGCGGCGGCGGCGCAGGACGTGGGCCTGTTCATGAGCGCGACGAACGGCGGGAACGGGGCACGCGGCACCGTGGAGTTCAGCGGCTGGCGGCTGACGTAGCGGATCGCGGGGCTGTGACCATCCCATGATTCGCTCGTTCAGCTGAACGTGCAGTCAAAGGTGCAGCAATCCGAGCCCTCGTCCCCCGCCGCACCCGCCCCGGCCGACGTGATCGACGTCGAGCAGGCGGAGGCGGCCCTGGTGGAGCACTATCCGCGCCTGGTCCGGCTCGCCTATCTGGTGCTGCCGCCGGGCCTGGGCCGCAACCGCCGGGTGCTCACCGCCCACTCCGTCGCGCAGCGGGCGCTGCCCCGCGGCCGGACGGCGCCCGCGCCGACGGCCGGCGGCGACCCGGGCTACGCGTACGTACGGCTGCGGGTGCTGCGCAGCGCGCTGGAGGCCGGGCTTCCGCTGCGCCGCGCGGCCTGGCCCAAGCGGGCCCAGCTGCCGCCGCTGCTGCCGCAGGTGTGGGGGCTGCGGCTGTTCCCGAAGTCCGGGGGCGCCGATGAACTCGCCCTGGACCAGCGGCTGTCCGCGCTCGACGGCCCGGCGCGCGCGGCGTACGTGCTGCGCGGCCTGGAGCGGCTCGACGACTCCGCGATCCGTACGACGCTGCTGGCCGCGGGCTGCACCCCCGACGTCGTCGCGACGGCGCTGGGCACGGCGGCGACCGTCGAGGCACAGCCCGCGCTGCTGGCCTCCCCGGAGTTCGACCCGTGCTCGCTGCACGCCCGCCCCACCGACCTGATGCGCCGCCGCCAGCACGCGAAGGCGGCCGTCGCCGGGCTCGCCGCGGTCGTGGTGTGCGGGGCGCTGCTCGGGCTGCCCGGCGGCGAGAGCTGGGGGCCCGACGGCGCGGCGGCGCCCCCGTACGCCCTGAACCCGGCGGGGCAGGCCGCGCTGGATCCGGCGAAGCTGACGCGGGTGGCCCCGACGGCCTGGGAGAGCTCCCCGCGCACCGACTTCTCGGTGTGGCCCGCGCGCGGGGCGCTCACCGGCGACAAGGACCTGTTGCGCCGCGCCCTCGCGGTGTGGGCGCGGCCCGGCGGTTCCGTGCGGGTCTCGGCGACGCCCGGCACCGCCGCGGGGGCGCCGCCCGGACCGGCCCAGCTGCTGTACGCGGGCGAGATCGACCAGGCGCGCGTCGTCCTCCTCTTCGACGGTCTGCGCGTCGTCCGGTACGCGGAGCCGAAGGACGGGACGAGCGGCGCCGCCCTCGACTTCGCCCGGGTCGACGGCGCGGACGCCGCGCAGTCGGGCGCCGTCGTCCTGGACCGCTCCGACGGCAACGTCCGCTATCTGACGGCGCCCTGGGTGACCGCCGCGTCCGTCCACGATCTGCTGAAGCCGGACGCGGCGGCCCAGAAGCTGTCCCGTTCGGCGGACGGCACCACCGCGCCGTTCGCCGGCCCGGCCCTGTCCGGGTCCTGTACGTCGTGGAACGCGCTGGCGCTGACCGACGCCACCGGCACCCGGCTCACCTCCGACCTGGGCGAGCTCGTCCCCGCGCGGCTCACCACGGGCCGCCCGGACGCGCCGCACGACTCGGCGCCCGCCGACTGGGCGGCGACCGCCTGCTCGCTCGCCGCGGCCCGCTCGCACGGGGTGCGCTCGGTCAACTCCTGGTCGTACGCGGAGCAGCCGCTGCCCGAGGCCAACGGCACCGCGCAGTGGGTGTGCACCCGCGCCGAGACCTGGCAGGGCGGCAGCCCGCGCACCCTCACCCTGTTCCGCACCCCGGGCGCGACGGCCTCGGTGGTCGCCGCGAAGTCGCAGACCTCACCCGCGTGCGGCGCCCGCGACCCGCTGGTCCTGGCCGGGGTCCGCTGGAAGTCGCGGGCGGGGGTCTGGTACCTCGTCGCGGCGGGCAGCAAGAAGGTCGACTCCGTGACGGCGGCGGGTTCCACGGTGCCGGGGAATCTGCTGGCGGTGAAGGTGGCGCGGGGTGCGAAGGTGTCACTGACCGGGAGCACGGGAGGCGGCGGCAAGGTGACGACGCTGAAGTGAGGTCCCCGGCGGACCCCTTGCTGACGATCACGTAAAGAAAGTCGCCGCAAAGGGCTGTACCCCCACGTCTACCCGTCAGTACATTGACGCCATGTCTAATACGCGCGTCACGCTGAAGGCACGCCAGGTGTCCTTCGCCTGGGACAAGACCCCGCTGCACTGGCTCCCGGACGACCCGTTCGCCACGCACACCATCAATGTGCTGCACCTGCTCCTGCCGGCCGGTGAGCGCTGGTTCGTGCACGTGTACAAGCAGGTCCTGCCCCTCATACGGGACGACCGGCTGCGGGAGGACGTCATCGGGTTCATCGGCCAGGAGGCCATGCACTCCCAGGCCCATGACGAGGTGCTGCCGCACCTGCGCGAGCAGGGTCTCGACCCGACGCCGTACACGGCCCAGGTGGACTGGTTCTTCGAGAAGCTGCTCGGCGACCGGACGCTGCCGCCGGGCAGGGCGCGCGAGTGGTGGCTGATGGAGCGGGTCGCGCTGATCGCGGCGATCGAGCACTACACGGCGTTCCTCGGCGACTGGGTGCTGAACGCCGACGAGCTGGACCGGCGGGGCGCCGACCCGACCATGCTCGACCTGCTGCGCTGGCACGGCGCCGAGGAGGTCGAGCACCGCTCGGTGGCCTTCGAGCTGTTCGAGCACCTGGACGGCGGCTACCGGCGCCGGGTGCGCACCTGGGCCACCGCCTTCACGGCGCTGGTCTTCCTGTGGCAGCGCGGCGCGCGGTTCTTCATGGAGAACGATCCGACGCTGGTCGACGGCAAGGCCTCCTTCAAGGACTTCTACCGGGGCGGCAAGCAGGGCGTGCTGCCGTCGACCGGGGCGATGATGCGGTCCATACCCCGCTATCTGAGCCGTGGTTACCACCCGGAGCAGGAGGGCGACACCGCGCAGGCCGTCGCCTATCTCGCCGCCTCCCCCGCGGCGACCGCCGCCGAAGCCCGTACCGCCGCCCGGACCGGAGCCGCCGGATGAACACCCGCACGCTGACCAGGGCCGCCCTCGTCACGGGCGCCGCGCTCGTCGTGCGGCGCGCGCTGCGCCGCCGGGTGCGGATGTCGCCGCTGTGGCCGATGCCCGCCCTGGAGGAGCCGGTCTCGGGGCGGCCGCGGGCCCGGGCGCTGCGGCTGACCGTCACACGCCACGAGGAGTTGGCCGACGGTGTCGTCCAGCTCCGCCTGGAGGGCCGCGAGCTGCCCGCCTGGCAGCCGGGCGCCCACCTCGACCTGGTGCTGCCGTCCGGTCTCGTCCGGCAGTACTCGCTGTGCGGCGACCCGGAGGACTCCTCGTCGTACACCGTCGCCACCCGGCTGATCCCCGAGGCCGAGGGCGGGCGCGGCGGATCGCGCGAGGTGCACGAGCAGCTGCGCGAGGGCACGGAGATCGAGGTGCGCGGGCCGCGCAACCGCTTCGCGCTGGACGCCGACGCGCCCGCCTACCTGTTCGTCGCGGGCGGCATCGGGATCACGCCGATCCTGCCGATGCTGCGCGAGGTGGAGGCGCGCGGCGCCGAGTGGCGGCTGTTGTACGGGGGCCGTGGCCGGGCCTCGATGCCGTTCCTGGAGGACGTGGCCAAGCTGGGCGGGGACCGGGTGGAGGTCGTCGCCCAGGACGAGGCGGGGCTGCCCGACCTCGGCGCCGCGCTCACCGCCACCGCGCCCGGCACCGCCGTCTACTGCTGCGGGCCCGAGGGGCTGATGGCGGCCGTGGAGGCGGCGCTGCCGGAGGGCCGGACCCTGCACCTGGAGCGGTTCGCGCCCCGCAACACCGCCGACGGCAACGGCCCGTTCGAGGTGGAGCTGCGCCGCAGCGGCAAGGTCGTCGACGTGTCCGCCGGGTCGACGGTGCTCGCGGCGGTCCGCGCGGAGGTGCCCGGCGTGGCGTACTCCTGCGAGCAGGGCTTCTGCGGGACGTGCCAACAGCGGGTCCTGGAGGGCGAGATCGACCACCGTGACGAGCTGCTCACCGACGCCGAGCGGGACGGCTCGATGCTGATCTGCGTGTCGCGGGCGCGCGGTGAACGTCTGGTGCTCGACCTGTAGCGACCACCGGGGCGACCGGCGCGATCCGCTCGGTAGAGTGTTCGGTATGGCTACCGGGGTGCGGCGCAGAATGGGAGTCGAGGAGCGGCGACGGCAGCTGATCGGGGTCGCCCTCGAACTGTTCAGCCACCGCTCCCCCGACGAGGTCTCCATCGACGAGATAGCGGCCGCCGCGGGCATCTCACGGCCGCTGGTCTACCACTACTTCCCGGGCAAACTCAGCCTGTACGAGGCCGCGTTGAAGCGGGCCGCCGAGGATCTGGCGGAACGTTTCGAGGAGCCGCGCGAGGGGCCGCTCGGGGCTCGGCTGCTGCGCGTCATGGGCCGCTTCTTCGACTTCGTGGACGAGCACGGGCCGGGTTTCTCGGCGCTGATGCGCGGCGGCCCGGCCGTCGGCTCCTCCGCGACGAACGCGCTGATCGACTCCGTCCGGCAGGCCGCGTACGTGCAGATCCTGGCGCACCTGGGCATCGTGTCGCCGTCCCCGCGGCTCGAACTCGTCGTCCGGTCCTGGATCTCGCTGGCCGAGTCGACGGCGCTGATCTGGCTGGACGGGCGGCGCATTCCCCGGGGGGAGCTGGAGCTTCAGCTGGTGCACGATTTCGCGGCGCTGGCCGCTGTCAGCGCCGCGTACGACTCCGAGATGGCGGCGCTGTTGCGCCACCTTCTCTCCGGGGAGCCGGTCGACGGGCCGTTCGCCGAGTTGATCGGGCGGTTGTCCGGGTTGGTTGCTGCCTGAGTTCGGGTGCGGCGCCGTCGTGGCTGGTCGCGCGGTTCCCCGCGCCCCTGAGGCATGCGCCGACGCGCAGCCTCCCTAGCCGCGTGCTGACTTGTACGTCGGCTCCAGGTCTCGCACCTCCACCGAGAGGTGGGCGCCCTCCGGGTTCTTGATGTGGGTGGGCAGGAGGGCGAGCACCGACTCGACCAGGGCCGTCTTGGCCTCCTCGGTGCGGCCCGCGAGGAGGGCGATCTCGATGTGGACGAGGTCCGCCGGCTCGGTGCCGTCGCCCACGACCGTCTCGTCGGCCCGGCGGAACCGGGTCTTGCAGGCCGCCGTGCGGGCGGCCACGGTGTCGACGCAGGCCTGGTGCACGGCGCCGGCCAGCCCCGCGCGGTCGATGCGGTCGTCGAGACCGGCGGAGTGGTCGACGGTGATGTTCGGCATGGGGGCTCCGTGGGGTCCGGTGCGGATGTGTCGCCCTCACCCTGTCACGCCGCCGGAGAGACCCCGGGACTGAGGCGGAGCGCGAGCAGGGCGATGTCGTCGGCGCGGTCCCGGCCGAAGCAGGACATCAGGGTGTCGCAGAGGGCGTCGGGTCCGGCCGGGGCGACGGCCGCGGCGCCGCGCAACTGCTCCATGGAGACGGCCAGATCGGTGCCGCGGGTCTCGATGAGGCCGTCGGTGACCATGAGCAGCCGGTCGCCGGGCGCGAGGACAAGTTCGGCGGGCTCGGGGTGCGCGAGGCCGAGGCCGAGCAGCGGGCCCGCGGCCTCGGCGTAGCGGGGCGTGCCGCGCTCGGGGAGGATCAGCGGCGGGATGTGTCCCGCGTTCGCCACCTGGACGCGGCCCGTCGCGGGGTCGACGAGGACCAGGCACAGGGTCGCCGTGGTGTCCGGGTGGTAGTGCTGGAGCATCCGGTCGATGCGCTCCACCAGCCGGCCGGGCCGCGGGTCCTCGATGCTGTAGGCGCGCAGCGCGTGCCGGATCTCGACCATCACGGTGGCGGCGTCGAGGGAGTGCCCGACCACGTCGCCGATCCCGGCGAGGACGCCGGCGGGGGTGGGCAGCGCGGCGTAGAAGTCGCCGCCGATCTCGGCCTGTTGGGAGGCGGGTTCGTAGCGGAAGGCGACCTCGACTCCGGGCATGCGGGGCAACTGGGCGGGCAGGAAGCTGCGTTGCAGGGTCAGGGCCACGTGACGCTCCTGCTCGTACCGGAGGAGGGGTTCGGCGGCGAGCACGGCGGCCCGCGCCAGCTGGGTGACGAGCGGGCCGATCCGCCGGCCCGCGTCGGCGCGGACGGGGGTGACCAGGCACACCGAGAGGCCGTCGCGGCTGCGGGCGAGGACCAGCCGGACGTCGCCGGGGCCGACGTACCCGGCGGGCCACAGCGCGCCGGGCAGGACGACGGAACGGATCCCGCCCCGGGCGCACAGCACCCGCCGGACCAGGGCGGCGGCCCGCTCCTCGTCACGGGCGCCGGGCGGCCCGGTGCGCGTGGCCTGCCGGGACAGGCCGACCTGCACGTCGCTATCGCCGCCGAGGACGAACACGGCGGCCGGGTGCCCGGTGAGCCGGTCGGCCGCGTCCGCCGCGGCGGCGGCCAGCTCGGCGAGGCAGCGGGCGCCCTGCACCTCGACGACGGCTTCGGAGAGCAGGGCGAGGCGGGTGAACTGGTCCTGCGCGTCGGTGAGTTCGCGGGCGCCGCGCAGCGCCGCCCGGACCACGGCGCGGATCTCCTCCGGCTCCGCGGGCACCGTCAGATACGCCTCGCCGCCCGCGTCGAGCCCCTGGCAGCGGTCGAGGGAGGCCGAGGGCCGGGCGGAGAAGTGGACGACGGGGATGCCGGCCAGGGAGGGCAGGGCCTTGACCCTGCGGCACAGTTCGAAGCCGCTGAGGTCGGGCAGTCCCACGTCGACGAGCGCCACGTCGGGCAGGCAGCCGGCCCGCAGCCGCACGTCGAGTTCGAGCAGGGCCTCTCCGGCGGAGGCCACGGGCACGACGACATGCCCGGCGCGCCGGAGCACGGCGCTCAGCGCGAAGCGGTTCGCGGCGGTGTCGTCGACCACCAGGACCGTACTGCGCTCCCCGGCTCGGGGATCCAGGGCGGTGGCGCTCACATGCAACAGCCCCTCGCGGCGGACCGGTGCGGGCTCCGTCGGCCCGCACCTCCAAAATACCGCCGTCCGCAAGGGGCGTGTCGGCCGTTCGCGGGCCTTCACCGTTCCGGGTGGTGATGCCCCCGCCCCGACCTCGCCGCACCGCCAACATCCTTCGTGCGCACGGTAGTTGTACGACGGGGCGTTCGGTGGGCCATACGCCGGGTGACCGGCGCCCAGGTCGTCGTGCAGGCGCTGCCCCGGCAGGGCTGGACGCCGCCGCTCATGGGAGAAACGCTCGGAGCGCATGCCTCAGGGCTGCCGCCCGAGGAGGTGGAGCGGGCGGGACCTCGTCGAACACTCTCCGTACACACGGGAGGGTGGCCGGGCGGTGGCCGCGGCGCCGCTGGAGCGGGGCCGCACGGCCGTGGTCCGCGCGAGCGACATGATGGCGCTCCGGGCGGTCGGGGCGGTGCGCGAGCGGGGGCTGGACGCGCCCGGGGACGTCTCCGTGGCCGGTTTCGGCGACTCTCCGCTCAGCGTGTTCACCGACCCACCGCCGACCACGATCCGCAAGCCGGTGCAGGCCATGGGCCGGGCCGCCGTCGACACGCTGCCCGAAGAGGTGGCCGGGACGCTTGCTCCCCGGAGTGCATTCGTGTTCATGCCGGAGCTGGTGTTCCGGGGGTCGACGGCCTCGTCCCCTGGGGTCCGGCCTCGTCCGTAGGGCGTAGCGGGTGCGGTCGTGACCCGACCGAGGGATGATCTGGCGGGGGCCGGAAATCTGGCAGACTCGGTGACTATGGGTGAAACGACCGTGACAACACTGGACGGCCGACCAGGACCCGCCGCCTCGCCCGCCGCGGAGAGAACCCGCGCGACGCGAGGCGCCCAGGGCTTCCTGCGCCGCCTGCGTGTGCCGCGGAGACCCCGGCTCTGGTTCGAGATCCTGCTGATCGCGGTGAGCTACTGGACGTACTCCCTGATCCGCAACGCGGTCCCGGAGCAGAAGGCGAAGGCGCTGCGCAACGCGGACTGGATCTGGTCCGTGGAGCAGCATCTCGGCATCGCCGTGGAGCAGAGCGTCAACCACGGGCTGAACGCGGTGACTTGGCTCATCGTCGGAATGAACTACTACTACGCGACCCTCCACTTCGTGATCACGCTCGGGGTGCTGGTGTGGCTGTTCCGCCGCCATCCGGGCCGCTATGCGGCGACCCGGCTCGTGCTGTTCGCGACGACGGCGGTCGCCCTGGTCGGCTACTACTTCTTCCCGCTGGCCCCGCCGCGCCTGATGACCGGCGGCCACTTCGTCGACACGGTCGCGGTGCACCACACCTGGGGCTCGATGGCCTCCGGGAACCTGAAGAACATGTCGAACCAGTACGCGGCCATGCCCTCGATGCACATCGGCTGGTCGCTCTGGTGCGGCCTGACGATCTTCGCGCTCGCCTCGGCGCCCTGGGCGAGGATCCTCGGCCTGCTCTACCCCGCGGCGACCCTGACGGTCATCGTGGCGACGGCGAACCACTTCTGGCTGGACGCGGTGGGCGGCATGCTCTGCCTGGCGTTCGGCTTCCTGGTGGCGCGGCTCTGGTACGGGGCGCTGCCGTACGCGCTGCCGCGCCTCGTGGAGACGCGGCATCCAGGTTTGCCGATCAAGGCCTAGGGCGATTTCTCCGCAGATCCTGTAGAAGATCCTGTAGAAGGCGCGTTCTGTTCACCGGGTGCGGTGCGTGATCCTGCCGCCCACGGTGGTCAGCAGCACGGGCGCCTCGGCCAGTTCGTCGGCCGGTGCGGTCACCGGGTCCAGGCCGAGCACGGTGAGGTCGGCGCGGAGTCCGACGGCGATCCGGCCCGTCGTGTCCGCCTCCCCGGCCGCGGCCGCCGCGTGCGCCGTCACTCCTTCGAGTGCTTCGAGCCCGGTGAGGCCCTGTCCCGGCCCGGCGGCGCCCTCGGGCACCCGGGCCATGGCGAGGACCCGCCGTACGTCGTAGGGGGCGATCGGCCAGTCCGAGCCCAGGGCGAGGGTGGCGCCCGCGGCGCGCAGGTCGCGGGTGCGCCAGGCGCGGGCCGCCCGCTCGTCGCCGAGCCGCTTGGACCACTCGTCGCTGTGGTCACCCTTCGTGTACGCGGTGTGCGGCGGCTGCATGGACGCGGTGACGCCGAGCGCGGCGAACCGCGGCAGGGTGTCGTCGGGCACGGACTCGATGTGCTCGATCCGGTGGGCGCCGCGGCCGCTCGCGCCGAGTGCCTCGACGGTGTCCAGGACGTGCCGCACGGCGGCGTCGCCGATGGCGTGGGTGGCGGTGCGCACCCCGGCGGCGTGCAGGTGCCGTACGGCGGCGCTGTACGCGGCCGGGTCCGGCCAGAACGCCTCGGTCCCCTGCCCGTGGCAGTCGGGGTGCTCCAGCCAGGCGGTGCCGCCCTCGACGGTGCCGTCCATGAAGAACTTGACGCCGCCGACCCGCCAGTTCCGGCCGCGCTCACGCTGGAGCGCGACCAGTTCGTCGAGGCCGGCCGCGTCGACGCCCGGCATGCACCAGGGCGCGAGGGTCAGGCGCAGCGGGAGCTCGGTCTCCTCCTCGACCGCGGCGAGCAGGTCGAGGCCGGAGCCGTCCATGACGTGGGCGCCGGTGAGGCCGGTGGCGGCCATGGCGGTGAGCAGGTCGACGAGGCCCGTGCGGCGTTCCTCGTACGAGGGTGTGGGCACGACCGCGTCGACCAGGTCCATGGCCGCGTGCTCGATCAGGTGCCCGGTGAGGCGGCCGTCGGGGCCGCGGACGATCTCGGAGCGCTGGGCGAAGGAGCGCGGGCCGGTGATGCCGGCGGCGGTGAGGGCGGCGCCGCTGACGAGGGCGGAGTGGCCGTCGTACAGGCGCAGGAAGGTCGGGGCGCCGTCGAGGACGTCCTCGACGAGGTCGCGGTGGAGGGGGCGGCCGCCGAACGCGTTGTGGTCGAGGCCCCAGCCGACGACCCAGCCGTCGATCCGCTCCGCGCGGCGCAGGGCGTCCCGCAGCGCGTCGAGGTCCTGTACGCCGGTGAGGTCGGCGCCGGTCGCCATGCGCAGGCCCCAGACCGGGTGGCTGTGGGAGTCGACGAGGCCCGGGGTGACGGTCGCTCCCGCGAGGTCCAGGCGTTCCGTGCGGGGGCCCGCGCAGTCCTGGACCAGGGTGGCGGTGTCGCCGATGGCGGTGATGCGGCCGTCGGTGACCGCGAGGGCGGTGGCCTCCGGCTCCTGGCCGGTCATGGTGCGGAGGTGGGCGTTGGTGAGGAGGAGGTCGGCCTGGGGTGCCATGTGGCTCTCCGTTTCGTGGTGGCTGGTCGCGCAGTTCCCCGCGCCCCTTGCGGGGCGGAGCCCCGGGGCGTCGGCTATGACTGGCCGAACTGTTCGTAGACCTCGGGTCGGGTGCGCTTCAGGCGGTGGGCCAGGGGGAAGCCCAGGACGAAGACGGCGGGGGCCACCGCGACCATCACCGCGTTCGCCAGCGGGGACGCCCCGGTGAAGAGGTCGATGTGGCTGATCACCAGGGCTATCGCGGCGCCGAGCAGGAGCGTCGCCGCCACGGGGGCCACGACCGTGCGCAGGACGCCCTCCTGGTGGGTGATGCGGCGGAAGAAGAACGGGACGGCGATCGCCGCGAGGAGTTGCAGGGCCATCAGGCCCAGCATGCCCGGGGTGTTCACCCACAGCAGCAGTTGCGCGTACGGGTCGAGACCGGCCGCCCAGAAGACGAGGAC is a genomic window containing:
- a CDS encoding SpoIIE family protein phosphatase, which translates into the protein MSATALDPRAGERSTVLVVDDTAANRFALSAVLRRAGHVVVPVASAGEALLELDVRLRAGCLPDVALVDVGLPDLSGFELCRRVKALPSLAGIPVVHFSARPSASLDRCQGLDAGGEAYLTVPAEPEEIRAVVRAALRGARELTDAQDQFTRLALLSEAVVEVQGARCLAELAAAAADAADRLTGHPAAVFVLGGDSDVQVGLSRQATRTGPPGARDEERAAALVRRVLCARGGIRSVVLPGALWPAGYVGPGDVRLVLARSRDGLSVCLVTPVRADAGRRIGPLVTQLARAAVLAAEPLLRYEQERHVALTLQRSFLPAQLPRMPGVEVAFRYEPASQQAEIGGDFYAALPTPAGVLAGIGDVVGHSLDAATVMVEIRHALRAYSIEDPRPGRLVERIDRMLQHYHPDTTATLCLVLVDPATGRVQVANAGHIPPLILPERGTPRYAEAAGPLLGLGLAHPEPAELVLAPGDRLLMVTDGLIETRGTDLAVSMEQLRGAAAVAPAGPDALCDTLMSCFGRDRADDIALLALRLSPGVSPAA
- a CDS encoding phosphatase PAP2 family protein, whose product is MGETTVTTLDGRPGPAASPAAERTRATRGAQGFLRRLRVPRRPRLWFEILLIAVSYWTYSLIRNAVPEQKAKALRNADWIWSVEQHLGIAVEQSVNHGLNAVTWLIVGMNYYYATLHFVITLGVLVWLFRRHPGRYAATRLVLFATTAVALVGYYFFPLAPPRLMTGGHFVDTVAVHHTWGSMASGNLKNMSNQYAAMPSMHIGWSLWCGLTIFALASAPWARILGLLYPAATLTVIVATANHFWLDAVGGMLCLAFGFLVARLWYGALPYALPRLVETRHPGLPIKA
- a CDS encoding amidohydrolase, whose amino-acid sequence is MAPQADLLLTNAHLRTMTGQEPEATALAVTDGRITAIGDTATLVQDCAGPRTERLDLAGATVTPGLVDSHSHPVWGLRMATGADLTGVQDLDALRDALRRAERIDGWVVGWGLDHNAFGGRPLHRDLVEDVLDGAPTFLRLYDGHSALVSGAALTAAGITGPRSFAQRSEIVRGPDGRLTGHLIEHAAMDLVDAVVPTPSYEERRTGLVDLLTAMAATGLTGAHVMDGSGLDLLAAVEEETELPLRLTLAPWCMPGVDAAGLDELVALQRERGRNWRVGGVKFFMDGTVEGGTAWLEHPDCHGQGTEAFWPDPAAYSAAVRHLHAAGVRTATHAIGDAAVRHVLDTVEALGASGRGAHRIEHIESVPDDTLPRFAALGVTASMQPPHTAYTKGDHSDEWSKRLGDERAARAWRTRDLRAAGATLALGSDWPIAPYDVRRVLAMARVPEGAAGPGQGLTGLEALEGVTAHAAAAAGEADTTGRIAVGLRADLTVLGLDPVTAPADELAEAPVLLTTVGGRITHRTR